A single region of the Hyphomonas adhaerens MHS-3 genome encodes:
- a CDS encoding glutathione S-transferase N-terminal domain-containing protein, producing MADARSIILHEYPTSPYAEKIRLALRLKNLAWSRVEIPVIMPRPDLMPLTGGYRRTPVMQIGADIYCDTAIILRELEARFPMPALKLPGHEGLAQMVAGWTDGRWFQSSVAVIFGEMGDKVGEDFIKDREKLSGRPFDVNAMKAVAPMMRDQWRARLMLLEERLQGGQGAGAGLYLVGAKPGLVDVHAYMNVWFMQQNVPDFLAKCFETADLTKAWFERLQEFEGQDPETITSAEALEIGKHAAPRLVVATTKYEPQDIAPGDMVAVAPDDYGQVWVEGEIVHADSQRVILQRMSEEAETVHVHFPRAGFLVRRI from the coding sequence ATGGCGGACGCACGCAGCATTATTCTGCACGAATACCCTACCTCGCCATATGCGGAAAAAATCCGGCTCGCCCTGCGCCTGAAGAACCTCGCCTGGTCGCGCGTCGAGATCCCGGTCATCATGCCCCGGCCGGACCTGATGCCACTGACCGGCGGCTATCGCCGGACCCCGGTCATGCAGATCGGCGCAGACATTTACTGCGACACGGCCATCATCCTGCGCGAACTGGAAGCCCGCTTCCCGATGCCCGCCCTGAAACTGCCGGGCCATGAGGGCCTCGCCCAGATGGTTGCCGGATGGACCGACGGGCGCTGGTTCCAGTCATCCGTCGCGGTCATTTTCGGCGAGATGGGCGACAAGGTCGGCGAGGATTTCATAAAGGACCGCGAAAAGCTTTCGGGCCGGCCGTTCGACGTGAATGCGATGAAAGCCGTCGCCCCCATGATGCGCGACCAGTGGCGTGCCCGGCTGATGCTGCTGGAGGAACGCCTGCAGGGCGGGCAGGGCGCCGGGGCGGGCCTGTACCTGGTTGGCGCAAAACCCGGCCTTGTGGACGTGCATGCCTATATGAATGTCTGGTTCATGCAGCAGAACGTGCCGGATTTCCTGGCCAAATGTTTCGAAACCGCCGACCTGACCAAGGCCTGGTTCGAACGGCTGCAGGAATTTGAAGGCCAGGACCCCGAGACCATCACCTCGGCAGAGGCCCTCGAAATCGGCAAGCACGCCGCCCCGCGCCTTGTCGTGGCGACGACGAAATACGAGCCGCAGGACATCGCGCCCGGCGACATGGTGGCCGTGGCCCCGGACGATTACGGACAGGTCTGGGTCGAAGGCGAAATCGTGCACGCAGACTCGCAGCGCGTGATCCTCCAGCGCATGTCGGAGGAAGCCGAAACGGTGCACGTTCACTTCCCGCGCGCAGGATTCCTCGTCCGCCGCATCTGA
- a CDS encoding SDR family NAD(P)-dependent oxidoreductase, whose protein sequence is MERRLCLITGASAGIGAEFARQYAALGWDVALTARRADRLETLAAELEEKHKVTAIVIAEDLAKKSAPAKILAALEEKGRHVDALVNNAGYGLPGTFFSTSWKEQGDFIQVLYTAPLELCHRVLPGMAERGYGRIINVASLAGYAAGSAGHTLYASVKAGLIKFSESLNAECQTLGHDDIHCTALCPGFTWSEFHDANGTREQTDKMPKWMWMAAEPVVRQGIEAVNRGQPVIVPGLVNKGMATLSRIVPEPLGRAMVRGQSRRFRKME, encoded by the coding sequence ATGGAACGCCGACTTTGCCTGATTACAGGGGCTTCCGCCGGGATCGGCGCAGAATTCGCCCGCCAGTATGCGGCGCTTGGCTGGGACGTCGCGCTGACGGCCCGCCGCGCCGACCGGCTGGAGACACTCGCCGCCGAACTCGAGGAAAAGCACAAGGTGACGGCGATCGTCATCGCCGAGGACCTGGCGAAGAAGTCCGCGCCGGCCAAGATCCTCGCCGCGCTGGAAGAAAAGGGCCGCCATGTCGATGCGCTGGTGAACAATGCCGGTTACGGCCTGCCGGGCACGTTCTTTTCCACCAGCTGGAAGGAACAGGGCGATTTCATCCAGGTGCTCTACACCGCGCCGCTGGAGCTGTGCCATCGCGTCCTGCCGGGCATGGCCGAGCGCGGCTATGGCCGCATCATCAATGTGGCCTCGCTGGCGGGCTATGCCGCCGGAAGCGCCGGGCACACGCTGTATGCCAGCGTGAAAGCGGGCCTGATCAAATTCTCCGAAAGCCTGAACGCCGAATGCCAGACGCTCGGCCATGACGATATCCACTGCACCGCGCTCTGCCCCGGCTTCACCTGGAGCGAGTTCCACGATGCGAACGGCACGCGGGAACAGACCGACAAGATGCCGAAATGGATGTGGATGGCTGCAGAACCGGTCGTCCGGCAGGGCATCGAGGCCGTAAACAGGGGACAGCCGGTGATCGTGCCGGGACTCGTCAACAAGGGGATGGCCACCCTGTCCCGCATCGTGCCGGAGCCCCTGGGCCGGGCCATGGTCCGCGGCCAGAGCCGCCGGTTCCGGAAAATGGAATGA
- a CDS encoding acyl-CoA dehydrogenase family protein, which translates to MSTGEMVQEKQSAVMDGLTATMRDALGALDTYAAAATSGARGELVGEDGRPDRKAFERHQHLAHGLSWLVTYVETLRQVTEWAARLEAEGKFTDVEALLSQILFSEYCAQIVGGIPMNQGETIRPHELGSLEASDTLFADPAIKKLITEGKTPASMAQAAALLPDALSRNTVEETGLDETMSMVREQFAKYAAERIKPHAHGWHLRNEYIPMDVVNEMAELGVFGLTIPEDFGGLGMGKTAMCVVSEELSRGYIGTGSLGTRSEIAAELILIGGTPEQKEKWLPMIASGEILPTAVFTEPNTGSDLGSLRTRAVKDADGANYTITGNKTWITHPVRADVMTLLARTDPATNNFSGLSMLLAEKPRGDDANPFPADGMTGGEIEVLGYRGMKEYEIGFDDFKVKSENLLGGVEGQGFKHLMATFESARIQTAARAIGVAQNAFETGLQYALDRNQFGKPIFEFPRVANKLVMMAAELVGVRQLTYYSARKKDEGKRCDLEAGMAKLLGARVAWAAADNAVQIHGGNGFALEYTISRILQDARILNIFEGAGEVQAMVIARRLVEGGN; encoded by the coding sequence ATGAGCACCGGCGAAATGGTTCAGGAAAAGCAATCTGCGGTCATGGATGGCCTCACGGCCACGATGCGCGACGCCCTCGGCGCGCTCGACACCTATGCCGCCGCGGCCACATCCGGCGCCCGCGGCGAGCTGGTCGGCGAAGACGGCCGCCCGGACCGCAAGGCGTTCGAGCGCCACCAGCACCTCGCCCACGGCCTGTCCTGGCTCGTCACCTATGTCGAGACGCTGCGCCAGGTGACCGAATGGGCCGCCCGCCTCGAAGCCGAAGGCAAGTTCACCGACGTCGAAGCCCTGCTCTCCCAGATCCTGTTCAGCGAATACTGCGCCCAGATCGTCGGTGGCATTCCGATGAACCAGGGCGAGACCATCCGCCCGCACGAACTTGGCAGCCTGGAGGCGTCCGACACGCTGTTCGCAGACCCGGCGATCAAGAAGCTGATCACCGAAGGCAAGACGCCGGCCTCCATGGCCCAGGCCGCCGCCCTCCTGCCGGATGCCCTGTCGCGCAACACGGTCGAGGAGACCGGGCTCGACGAGACGATGAGCATGGTGCGCGAGCAGTTCGCCAAGTACGCCGCCGAACGCATCAAGCCGCATGCGCATGGCTGGCACCTGCGCAATGAGTACATCCCGATGGACGTGGTCAACGAGATGGCAGAGCTCGGCGTGTTCGGCCTGACCATTCCGGAAGACTTCGGCGGCCTCGGCATGGGCAAGACGGCGATGTGCGTCGTCTCCGAAGAACTGTCGCGCGGCTATATCGGCACCGGCTCGCTCGGCACCCGGTCTGAAATCGCGGCGGAACTGATCCTGATCGGCGGGACGCCGGAGCAGAAGGAAAAATGGCTGCCGATGATCGCCAGCGGCGAGATCCTTCCGACGGCTGTCTTCACCGAACCGAACACCGGCTCCGACCTTGGCTCCCTGCGCACCCGCGCCGTGAAGGATGCCGACGGCGCCAATTACACGATCACCGGCAACAAGACCTGGATCACCCACCCGGTGCGCGCAGACGTCATGACGCTGCTCGCCCGGACCGATCCGGCCACGAACAATTTCTCCGGCCTGTCCATGCTGCTGGCTGAAAAGCCGCGCGGCGACGATGCCAATCCGTTCCCGGCTGACGGCATGACCGGCGGCGAGATCGAAGTGCTGGGCTATCGCGGCATGAAGGAATACGAGATCGGTTTCGACGACTTCAAGGTGAAGTCCGAGAACCTGCTTGGCGGCGTCGAAGGCCAGGGCTTCAAACACCTGATGGCAACGTTCGAAAGCGCCCGCATCCAGACGGCCGCCCGCGCCATCGGCGTGGCGCAGAATGCGTTCGAGACCGGCCTGCAATACGCCCTCGACCGTAACCAGTTCGGCAAGCCGATCTTCGAATTCCCGCGCGTTGCCAACAAGCTGGTGATGATGGCGGCCGAACTCGTCGGCGTGCGCCAGCTGACCTATTACTCGGCGCGCAAGAAGGACGAAGGCAAACGGTGCGACCTGGAAGCCGGCATGGCCAAGCTGCTCGGTGCCCGCGTGGCCTGGGCCGCAGCCGACAATGCCGTGCAGATCCATGGCGGCAACGGGTTCGCGCTGGAATACACGATCAGCCGTATCCTGCAGGATGCCCGTATCCTCAACATCTTCGAAGGGGCGGGCGAAGTGCAGGCCATGGTGATCGCGCGCCGTCTGGTCGAAGGGGGCAACTAG
- a CDS encoding glycoside hydrolase family 16 protein, translating to MKRLFASLFLVFLVGACETPTFSALDDGASEWKLVFQDDFSGKGRPDPDKWISKAYNRRPNENGPDGWWDAGNAYLNGLGHLIIQTTVIENRNPEEDSDPYDYASAMVSTEGKFEQAFGRYEVRAKLPKAPGWWSAFWLFSNTVHNVDGSGRDGTEVDIMETFGWTDKVNHALHWDGYGEAHQWSVFASMRPGIRRGWHTYTLEWFPDKYIFYVDGQETWRTSAGGVSQAPLWVKLSGEIDTTDGAANIWWANKPDPRKFPDKFVVDWVRVYEHVPQTK from the coding sequence ATGAAACGCCTCTTCGCGTCCCTGTTCCTGGTCTTTCTGGTTGGCGCATGTGAAACGCCGACCTTTTCTGCGCTGGATGACGGGGCGTCCGAATGGAAGCTCGTCTTCCAGGACGATTTCAGCGGCAAGGGACGTCCGGACCCGGACAAATGGATCTCCAAGGCGTACAATCGCCGTCCCAACGAAAACGGCCCGGACGGCTGGTGGGATGCGGGTAATGCCTATCTCAACGGGCTCGGCCATCTGATCATTCAGACGACGGTCATCGAGAACCGGAATCCCGAAGAGGATTCCGACCCTTATGACTATGCCAGCGCCATGGTGTCGACGGAGGGAAAGTTCGAGCAGGCCTTCGGACGCTATGAAGTCCGCGCGAAACTGCCAAAGGCGCCGGGCTGGTGGTCAGCCTTCTGGCTGTTTTCCAATACGGTGCACAATGTCGACGGATCCGGCCGGGACGGCACCGAGGTCGACATCATGGAAACCTTCGGCTGGACCGACAAGGTGAACCATGCGCTGCACTGGGACGGTTACGGGGAGGCGCACCAGTGGAGCGTGTTCGCCTCGATGCGCCCCGGCATCCGGCGCGGCTGGCACACCTACACGCTGGAATGGTTTCCCGACAAATACATCTTTTATGTCGACGGGCAGGAGACCTGGCGGACATCCGCCGGCGGTGTCAGCCAGGCGCCGCTATGGGTGAAGCTGTCGGGTGAAATCGACACGACCGACGGGGCCGCGAACATCTGGTGGGCGAACAAGCCCGATCCGCGGAAATTCCCCGACAAGTTCGTGGTCGACTGGGTGCGCGTCTACGAACACGTTCCTCAGACGAAATAG
- a CDS encoding N-acyl homoserine lactonase family protein, translating to MRLIHALLATTAFTLAPACAPKAAPADTPAEPVVEAVAEAEAPAPLTVNVLDCGTINVTDLDAFSSAGDYAGQTDTLTDSCFLINHPDGRLLWDLGLPGMLAGAGEQTVGGIFNVSLDKTITQQLADLGLTPDDIDYVSLSHDHFDHIGQVGQVQGATWIVQEDEYNDMFPPEGTEANADPQLAAMWAAFGPMKAEKISGDYDVFGDGTVKILEMPGHTPGHSVLLLDMPESGPVLLAGDLYHRKESRALRRVPRFNWSEPETLVSMDKFEALADELGAKVILQHEPDDIEPLGGVIR from the coding sequence ATGCGCCTGATCCATGCGCTGCTTGCCACAACTGCGTTTACGCTTGCACCGGCCTGTGCGCCGAAGGCGGCACCGGCCGATACGCCAGCCGAACCGGTTGTCGAGGCGGTCGCCGAGGCCGAAGCGCCCGCGCCGCTGACCGTGAATGTGCTGGACTGCGGCACGATCAACGTCACGGACCTCGATGCCTTCTCCAGCGCCGGGGATTATGCCGGCCAGACCGATACGCTCACCGACTCCTGTTTCCTGATCAACCATCCGGACGGCCGGTTGCTCTGGGATCTCGGCCTGCCGGGCATGCTGGCTGGCGCCGGAGAGCAGACTGTCGGCGGCATCTTCAATGTCTCGCTGGACAAGACGATCACCCAGCAGCTCGCCGATCTCGGCCTCACCCCGGATGACATCGACTATGTCTCCCTGTCGCACGACCATTTCGATCATATCGGACAGGTCGGCCAGGTGCAGGGCGCCACCTGGATCGTGCAGGAAGACGAGTACAACGACATGTTCCCGCCGGAAGGCACCGAGGCGAATGCCGACCCGCAGCTCGCGGCCATGTGGGCGGCCTTCGGCCCGATGAAGGCGGAGAAGATCAGCGGCGACTATGATGTTTTCGGCGACGGCACGGTGAAGATCCTCGAAATGCCGGGCCACACGCCGGGCCATTCGGTGCTGCTGCTGGACATGCCGGAAAGCGGTCCGGTCCTGCTTGCGGGCGATCTGTATCACCGCAAGGAAAGCCGCGCGCTGCGCCGGGTTCCGCGCTTTAACTGGAGCGAGCCGGAAACGCTGGTGTCGATGGACAAGTTCGAAGCGCTGGCCGACGAGCTCGGTGCGAAAGTGATCCTGCAACATGAACCGGATGATATCGAGCCGCTCGGCGGCGTGATCCGGTAG
- the hisI gene encoding phosphoribosyl-AMP cyclohydrolase, whose amino-acid sequence MTQFPPPLSGSAQDETPDLRPKFNADGLIAAIAQDAGSGDVLMMAWMNADALAATLATRRATYWSRSRGELWVKGETSGHTQEVVEVRIDCDQDAVLLKVKQAGGACHTGRASCFYRIVPFDGSALSHDQDMG is encoded by the coding sequence ATGACTCAATTTCCGCCCCCCCTTTCCGGCAGCGCGCAGGATGAGACGCCCGACCTGCGCCCGAAATTCAATGCTGACGGCCTGATCGCCGCGATCGCGCAGGACGCGGGCAGCGGCGATGTGCTGATGATGGCCTGGATGAACGCCGACGCGCTGGCCGCGACGCTGGCGACCCGCCGGGCCACTTACTGGTCCCGGTCGCGCGGGGAATTGTGGGTGAAAGGCGAAACTTCCGGCCACACGCAGGAGGTCGTCGAGGTGCGGATCGACTGCGACCAGGACGCGGTCCTGTTGAAGGTAAAACAGGCTGGCGGGGCCTGTCACACCGGCCGGGCGAGTTGTTTTTACCGCATTGTCCCCTTTGACGGGTCTGCGCTTTCGCACGATCAGGACATGGGGTAG
- a CDS encoding enoyl-CoA hydratase, whose protein sequence is MADYEQILSDQKDGVLTLTLNRPDRLNAWTDVMHNELKHAIVTASSDDAVRVIVVTGAGRGFCAGADMDVLQGIQGGARDRLTEIEEAPSDLRDLYPGRFGYMYACPKPIIAAINGACAGIGLIFALFADLRYAAAEAKFTTAFSQRGLIAEHGIAWLLPRLVGEANALDLLFTARKFTGREAAELGLVNDALPVGELMGNVQQTAHHLATMVSPRSVAVMKQQVRKTYFQSFGDSLSEADAAMEESFATFDFKEGVASFVERRAPAFKGR, encoded by the coding sequence ATGGCGGATTATGAGCAGATCCTGAGCGACCAGAAAGACGGAGTCCTGACGCTGACCCTCAACCGGCCCGACCGGCTGAACGCGTGGACCGACGTCATGCACAATGAGCTGAAGCACGCCATCGTCACCGCCAGCAGTGATGACGCCGTCCGGGTGATCGTGGTGACCGGCGCCGGGCGCGGCTTCTGCGCCGGGGCGGACATGGACGTGCTGCAGGGCATCCAGGGCGGCGCGCGCGACCGGCTGACGGAAATCGAGGAGGCCCCGTCCGACCTGCGGGATCTCTATCCCGGCCGGTTCGGCTACATGTATGCCTGCCCGAAGCCGATCATCGCGGCGATCAATGGCGCGTGCGCGGGCATCGGCCTGATCTTCGCCCTGTTCGCGGACCTGCGCTACGCCGCGGCCGAGGCGAAATTCACGACCGCCTTTTCCCAGCGCGGCCTGATTGCCGAACACGGCATCGCCTGGCTGCTGCCGCGGCTGGTCGGCGAGGCAAACGCACTGGACCTGTTGTTCACCGCCCGCAAATTCACCGGCCGGGAAGCGGCAGAGCTTGGCCTCGTCAACGACGCCCTGCCGGTCGGCGAGCTGATGGGCAATGTGCAGCAGACCGCGCACCACCTGGCCACCATGGTGTCGCCCCGCTCCGTCGCGGTGATGAAACAGCAGGTGCGCAAGACCTATTTCCAGAGCTTCGGCGACTCGCTTTCAGAAGCAGATGCTGCAATGGAGGAAAGCTTCGCCACATTCGACTTCAAAGAAGGGGTGGCGAGCTTTGTGGAGCGCCGCGCCCCGGCATTCAAAGGACGATAG
- a CDS encoding hydroxymethylglutaryl-CoA lyase — MTRRIDIVEVGPRDGLQNDPANLTVEQKLEFISRLEEAGVTRMESGSFVNPKAVPKMADSPAVFAGLDRSKPTRHIALALNEKGVRRAIDAQADEINFVLVASETFGRKNQGMSPQDSADMLALCAPLVHEAGIPLSATISVAFGDPYDGEVDLNVVGNLAAQSQRAGVAELALGDTIGVADPWAVRRAIDRVRMESPDVYLRMHFHDTRGQGLANVAAAVDAGIDVIDASCGGIGGCPFAPAATGNVATEDVVYMLERGGFETGLDLGKLIETSKWLETVLQHPVSSALSRAGGFPPAMPTG, encoded by the coding sequence ATGACCCGCCGCATCGACATTGTGGAAGTCGGCCCGCGCGACGGGCTGCAAAACGATCCCGCCAACCTGACCGTTGAGCAGAAGCTGGAATTCATTTCCCGCCTCGAAGAGGCCGGCGTGACGCGGATGGAATCCGGCAGCTTCGTCAACCCAAAGGCCGTGCCGAAAATGGCGGACAGCCCGGCGGTCTTCGCCGGGCTCGACCGGTCGAAGCCGACGCGCCACATTGCCCTCGCCCTGAACGAGAAGGGCGTGCGGCGCGCCATCGATGCGCAGGCCGACGAGATCAATTTCGTGCTGGTGGCCAGCGAAACCTTCGGCCGCAAGAACCAGGGCATGAGCCCGCAGGACAGCGCCGACATGCTGGCCCTGTGCGCGCCGCTGGTGCACGAGGCGGGCATTCCCCTGTCCGCCACGATCTCTGTGGCCTTTGGCGACCCGTATGACGGCGAGGTCGATCTCAATGTCGTTGGCAATCTTGCCGCCCAGTCCCAGCGCGCCGGTGTCGCGGAGCTTGCCCTCGGCGACACGATTGGCGTGGCAGACCCGTGGGCCGTGCGGCGTGCCATCGACCGGGTACGGATGGAGTCGCCGGACGTGTACCTGCGCATGCACTTCCACGACACGCGCGGACAGGGCCTCGCCAATGTCGCAGCGGCGGTGGATGCAGGCATTGATGTGATCGATGCCAGCTGCGGCGGCATCGGCGGCTGCCCCTTCGCCCCGGCGGCGACCGGCAATGTGGCGACCGAAGACGTCGTCTACATGCTGGAACGCGGCGGCTTCGAAACCGGGCTGGACCTCGGCAAACTGATCGAAACCTCGAAATGGCTGGAGACGGTGCTACAGCACCCGGTCAGCTCAGCGCTCAGCCGCGCGGGCGGGTTTCCTCCCGCCATGCCAACTGGGTAG
- the cobT gene encoding cobaltochelatase subunit CobT, translating into MAKDTTPQELFKQALAVTTKAMSADRDVEVGYGNEPGADAERIVLRPPPVTLPAEVAARIRGEADAVALRKAHHDAGAHMKHRPQGDLPRQVYDAAENARIESLGANAMRGTADNLDAVLTHRCESGEFGMGTEEPEAVLAPAIEFLLRERLTGRALPEAAGRVADVWREQVAEKTGDALDKLISQLHDQPGFARTVRDMIRDLTATDAPSEDAETSDDQQDSEMESEQQPDQGDQDMESEEPMGASSEQMEAGDTEEMEGEESNVSVDQDMDMESDDTPDDEEDGTQPLRPNFRDGDDRDRFTYSVFTREHDEVAQAPDLCDPEELTRLRAYLDHQLQGLQGAVSKLANKLQRLLMAQQNRSWSFDLEEGVLDTARLTRVITDPTAPLSFKQEDDSEFRDTIVTLLLDNSGSMRGRPIMVAALCADILARTLERCNVKTEVLGFTTKAWKGGLSREDWVKSGKPPSPGRLNDVRHIVYKQADAPWRRARKNLGLMMREGLLKENIDGEALLWAHDRLLARTEQRKILMVISDGAPVDDSTLNVNVGNYLERHLRQVIEEIETRSPVELIAIGIGHDVTRYYKRAVTIVDAEQLGGAMTDQLASLFDENQPNPKAMAIPPLTERTVRPGAVSGAASGAPSYGKGKKVDIGRAVKTTSFQEVKGAKK; encoded by the coding sequence ATGGCCAAGGACACCACCCCCCAGGAACTCTTCAAGCAAGCGCTCGCCGTGACGACCAAGGCGATGAGCGCCGACCGGGACGTGGAAGTTGGCTATGGCAACGAGCCGGGCGCCGATGCCGAGCGCATCGTGCTGCGGCCGCCGCCGGTGACGCTGCCGGCAGAGGTGGCGGCGCGGATCCGCGGCGAGGCAGACGCCGTGGCGCTGCGCAAGGCGCACCATGATGCGGGCGCGCACATGAAGCACCGTCCGCAGGGGGATCTGCCCCGGCAGGTCTATGATGCGGCGGAAAACGCGCGGATCGAAAGCCTCGGCGCCAACGCCATGCGCGGCACGGCGGACAATCTCGACGCTGTCCTGACCCACCGCTGCGAGTCCGGCGAGTTCGGCATGGGCACCGAGGAGCCGGAAGCCGTCCTTGCGCCCGCCATTGAATTCCTGTTGCGCGAACGCCTGACCGGCCGGGCCCTGCCGGAGGCGGCAGGCCGCGTGGCGGATGTCTGGCGCGAACAGGTGGCCGAGAAGACCGGCGATGCGCTCGACAAGCTGATTTCCCAGCTGCACGACCAGCCGGGCTTTGCCCGCACCGTACGCGACATGATCCGCGACCTGACGGCCACCGACGCGCCCAGCGAGGACGCTGAAACCAGCGACGACCAGCAGGACAGCGAAATGGAGTCCGAGCAGCAGCCGGACCAGGGCGACCAGGACATGGAATCCGAGGAGCCGATGGGCGCCTCCTCCGAGCAGATGGAAGCTGGCGACACGGAGGAAATGGAAGGCGAGGAATCCAATGTCTCCGTCGATCAGGACATGGACATGGAGTCCGACGATACGCCGGACGACGAGGAGGACGGCACCCAGCCGCTGCGCCCCAATTTCCGCGATGGCGATGACAGGGACCGGTTCACTTATTCGGTCTTCACGCGTGAGCATGACGAAGTGGCCCAGGCGCCGGACCTCTGCGATCCGGAAGAACTGACGCGCCTGCGCGCCTATCTCGACCACCAGCTGCAGGGCCTGCAGGGCGCGGTCTCGAAACTCGCCAACAAGCTGCAACGCCTGCTGATGGCACAGCAGAACCGGTCGTGGAGCTTCGATCTGGAAGAGGGCGTTCTGGACACGGCCCGCCTGACGCGCGTCATCACCGATCCGACCGCGCCGCTGTCGTTCAAACAGGAAGACGATTCCGAATTCCGCGACACGATCGTGACGCTGCTGCTGGACAATTCCGGCTCCATGCGCGGGCGGCCGATCATGGTGGCGGCGCTGTGTGCGGACATTCTGGCCCGCACGCTGGAACGCTGCAATGTGAAGACTGAAGTGCTCGGCTTCACCACCAAGGCGTGGAAGGGCGGCCTGTCGCGTGAGGATTGGGTGAAGTCCGGCAAGCCCCCATCGCCGGGACGCCTCAACGATGTGCGCCACATCGTCTACAAACAGGCCGACGCCCCCTGGCGCCGCGCGCGCAAGAATCTCGGCCTGATGATGCGCGAAGGCCTGTTGAAAGAGAATATCGACGGCGAAGCGCTGCTCTGGGCGCATGACCGGCTGCTCGCCCGGACCGAACAGCGCAAGATCCTGATGGTCATTTCCGATGGTGCGCCGGTCGACGATTCCACGCTGAACGTGAATGTCGGAAACTATCTTGAGCGCCATTTGCGCCAGGTGATCGAAGAGATCGAAACGCGCAGCCCGGTGGAACTGATCGCCATCGGCATCGGCCATGACGTGACGCGCTATTACAAGCGCGCCGTCACCATCGTGGATGCCGAACAACTGGGCGGCGCGATGACGGACCAGCTCGCCAGCCTGTTCGACGAGAACCAGCCGAATCCGAAAGCCATGGCCATTCCTCCGCTGACGGAACGCACCGTCCGCCCCGGCGCCGTCTCAGGCGCCGCCAGCGGCGCGCCCTCCTACGGCAAAGGCAAAAAAGTCGACATCGGCCGCGCCGTAAAAACCACCAGCTTCCAGGAAGTGAAGGGCGCTAAGAAGTAA
- a CDS encoding dienelactone hydrolase family protein produces MNTKVIELTSGDGFRFNALHVTAQGARKGGLVLVQEIFGVNSYMIEACKRFAAEGYEVLAPSMFDRQDKGFSTESHSPDAIAQGGGYARANGLENAMADIATCIGELEAPVFITGFCYGGSMAYLAACQLDGLSAASGYYGSLVPGAKDQSPKCPTIVHFGQHDPHIPMDGVRAFEQARHDVPVYIYDAGHGFARRRSDDYDAHADELAFRRTLDLFNQAAADAGF; encoded by the coding sequence ATGAACACCAAGGTCATCGAACTCACAAGCGGTGACGGCTTCCGGTTCAATGCGCTGCATGTAACGGCACAGGGCGCACGCAAGGGCGGCCTCGTGCTGGTGCAGGAAATTTTCGGCGTGAATTCCTACATGATCGAGGCGTGCAAACGTTTCGCCGCCGAAGGCTATGAAGTGCTCGCGCCGTCCATGTTCGACCGGCAGGACAAAGGCTTCTCCACAGAAAGCCATTCGCCCGATGCCATCGCGCAAGGCGGCGGCTATGCCCGCGCCAATGGCCTCGAAAATGCGATGGCGGATATCGCAACCTGTATCGGCGAACTGGAAGCGCCGGTCTTCATCACCGGCTTCTGCTATGGCGGGTCGATGGCGTATCTTGCCGCCTGCCAGCTGGACGGGCTGTCAGCGGCCAGCGGCTATTATGGCAGCCTCGTGCCCGGCGCGAAGGACCAGTCGCCCAAATGCCCGACCATCGTCCATTTCGGCCAGCATGACCCGCATATCCCGATGGATGGCGTGCGCGCGTTCGAACAGGCCCGGCATGATGTGCCGGTCTATATCTATGACGCCGGTCACGGTTTCGCCCGGCGGCGTTCGGACGATTATGACGCCCATGCCGACGAACTCGCTTTCCGGCGCACGCTCGACCTGTTCAACCAGGCCGCAGCCGACGCCGGCTTCTAG